The following coding sequences are from one Lujinxingia vulgaris window:
- a CDS encoding AAA family ATPase, giving the protein MATAEQIKALIKCYAEHDDTRFYRVALQLAAEQARKGHKNVARELRQLVDEAKAQNAVVQPTRGPVPITQPRGELEGVLTASFPKARFTDMVLTPEVERSLKRLLKEHSNGERLRHHGLSPRRKILLAGPPGTGKTMTARALAGELNLPLFTVRFDGLITRYMGETAAKLRLVFDAMQKQRGVYLFDEFDAIGAQRAAQNDVGEIRRVLNSFLQFLEDDASTSLIVAATNHVEMLDQALFRRFDDTICYENPDAQLAAEMMKNFLAPFDLDEIDWDELGNLAEGMNFAEIARACEDAAKDMVMDDRAQLSTSDIRMALQERQRKPTYSPRSNRT; this is encoded by the coding sequence ATGGCGACAGCAGAGCAAATCAAGGCACTTATTAAGTGCTACGCCGAGCACGACGACACGCGATTTTATCGCGTTGCGCTGCAACTGGCGGCCGAGCAGGCACGGAAAGGGCATAAAAATGTCGCGCGAGAGCTTCGCCAGCTTGTCGATGAAGCGAAAGCGCAAAACGCTGTCGTGCAACCGACGCGCGGCCCCGTGCCTATTACGCAACCCCGTGGGGAGCTCGAAGGCGTACTTACAGCCTCGTTTCCCAAAGCGCGCTTCACCGACATGGTGTTAACGCCCGAGGTTGAGCGCAGCTTGAAGCGTCTGCTCAAAGAGCACAGCAATGGCGAGAGGCTTCGCCACCACGGCCTCTCCCCTCGTCGCAAGATCCTGCTCGCAGGCCCTCCCGGAACGGGCAAAACGATGACAGCCCGTGCGCTGGCCGGAGAGTTGAACCTGCCGCTTTTCACCGTGCGCTTCGATGGGCTCATCACGCGATATATGGGCGAGACGGCGGCGAAGCTTCGGCTTGTCTTTGATGCGATGCAGAAACAGCGCGGAGTCTACCTCTTCGATGAGTTTGACGCCATCGGCGCGCAACGCGCGGCTCAGAACGACGTGGGAGAAATCCGCCGCGTGTTAAACAGCTTCCTGCAATTCCTCGAAGATGATGCGTCGACCAGCTTGATCGTCGCGGCGACCAATCACGTAGAGATGCTCGACCAGGCGCTCTTTCGACGCTTCGACGACACCATCTGCTACGAGAACCCCGACGCCCAACTCGCCGCCGAGATGATGAAGAACTTCCTCGCCCCCTTTGACCTCGACGAGATTGACTGGGACGAACTCGGAAATCTCGCGGAGGGCATGAATTTTGCCGAGATCGCGCGCGCCTGCGAGGACGCCGCCAAGGATATGGTGATGGACGATCGCGCTCAGCTTTCGACCTCCGATATCCGCATGGCGCTTCAGGAAAGACAGCGAAAGCCGACGTATTCGCCGAGAAGCAACCGCACCTAA
- a CDS encoding Ig-like domain-containing protein encodes MMSTSPWHAFLLPLFLAPLLGCSAADDPTPEASDSARATQALDIPLDAYATLIAEDGAASHQYGEAIAADGDTLLVGAMGDNENGVRSGAAYIFQRNPDDPTGWVQVKKLAPGDPGTNFRFGYAVALHGDVALVGAPYNSTRDNGAGAAYIFHRDEGGPDNWGQVKRLLPADIGDSDQFGSSVALDGELAAVSASRQDHTTDTLDSGAVYLFARDEGGPDVWGEFKKITPEVPASGGRFGFALALSGDDLLVGAPKEDITRADSGAAYIFNRNTGGPDAWGQLQKLVPANEAISIEFGASLAMDNGLAIFGLPYDDVNDTRIGSVYVFGRDEGGPDTWGQVTRLVREDGIRNDYFGMSVAIKDRRLVVGASQVTVDDRAYAGAAYVYERAEGSPLSAWGRGERITLNEVELSDKFGSAVALTERDVFVSAPLDDFGTVTVFGQPNTAPVAEDGTAQTAENQPLTLTLQATDSDGDPLTFSIITEPLNGSVTLAGDQATYTPNTGFRGNDTFTFEVSDGGLSDTATVTIEVTPPDNTTPDAGEVDAGEGDAGDEDAGEVDAGDNDPGDGDAGDANDGPNTPTAEASGCGCTSTSGAPANALLLLTILGLMGLQRRRR; translated from the coding sequence ATGATGTCCACTTCTCCCTGGCACGCCTTTCTTCTTCCCCTCTTCCTCGCTCCTCTCCTCGGCTGCTCCGCAGCCGACGACCCCACCCCCGAAGCGAGCGACTCAGCCCGGGCGACCCAGGCGCTCGACATCCCCCTGGACGCCTACGCCACCCTCATCGCCGAGGATGGCGCCGCCTCACACCAGTATGGCGAAGCCATCGCCGCCGACGGCGACACGCTGCTCGTCGGGGCAATGGGCGACAACGAAAACGGCGTCCGCTCCGGCGCCGCCTACATCTTCCAGCGCAACCCCGACGACCCGACGGGCTGGGTTCAGGTCAAAAAGCTCGCGCCCGGCGATCCCGGCACCAACTTCCGATTTGGCTACGCTGTCGCCCTCCACGGAGACGTCGCGCTCGTAGGAGCCCCTTATAACTCCACGCGCGACAACGGCGCCGGTGCCGCCTACATCTTTCATCGCGACGAAGGCGGACCCGACAACTGGGGACAGGTCAAACGACTTCTCCCCGCCGACATCGGCGACTCCGATCAATTCGGATCTTCGGTTGCCCTGGATGGCGAGCTCGCGGCAGTGAGCGCCTCCCGCCAGGATCACACTACGGACACGCTTGACTCCGGTGCGGTCTATCTTTTTGCTCGCGACGAAGGCGGACCCGATGTCTGGGGCGAGTTCAAAAAAATCACCCCTGAGGTCCCCGCTTCAGGCGGCAGGTTCGGGTTCGCCCTCGCGCTGAGCGGCGATGACCTCCTGGTCGGTGCACCGAAAGAAGACATCACCCGCGCTGACTCAGGCGCTGCCTACATCTTCAACCGCAACACCGGCGGACCCGACGCCTGGGGACAACTTCAAAAGCTCGTCCCGGCCAACGAGGCTATCTCCATCGAGTTCGGCGCCTCGCTCGCCATGGACAACGGCCTGGCGATCTTCGGCCTCCCCTATGATGACGTAAACGACACACGAATCGGTTCGGTCTACGTCTTCGGCCGCGATGAAGGCGGCCCCGACACCTGGGGCCAGGTCACACGCCTGGTGCGCGAAGACGGTATACGAAACGACTATTTTGGCATGTCCGTCGCCATCAAAGACCGGCGACTGGTTGTGGGCGCCTCGCAGGTTACTGTCGACGACCGCGCCTACGCCGGCGCCGCCTACGTCTATGAACGCGCCGAAGGCAGCCCCCTCAGCGCCTGGGGACGCGGGGAGCGCATCACCCTGAACGAGGTCGAGCTCAGCGACAAATTCGGAAGCGCAGTCGCCCTCACAGAACGCGACGTCTTCGTCAGCGCCCCCCTGGACGACTTTGGAACGGTGACCGTCTTCGGCCAGCCCAACACCGCGCCGGTGGCGGAGGACGGCACCGCCCAGACCGCTGAAAATCAGCCGCTCACCCTCACCCTTCAAGCCACAGACAGCGACGGCGATCCGCTGACCTTCAGCATCATCACCGAACCTCTCAACGGCAGCGTCACCCTCGCCGGCGACCAGGCCACCTACACTCCCAACACCGGCTTTCGCGGCAACGACACCTTCACCTTCGAGGTCAGCGACGGAGGCTTAAGCGACACCGCCACGGTCACCATTGAGGTCACCCCTCCCGACAACACCACCCCCGACGCCGGCGAGGTCGACGCCGGCGAAGGCGACGCCGGAGATGAAGACGCTGGCGAGGTCGATGCCGGTGATAACGACCCCGGTGATGGTGACGCAGGCGATGCGAACGACGGCCCCAACACCCCCACCGCCGAAGCCTCCGGCTGCGGCTGCACCAGCACCTCCGGGGCCCCCGCAAACGCCCTGCTCCTGCTGACCATCCTCGGCCTGATGGGTCTTCAACGACGCCGACGCTGA
- a CDS encoding S8 family peptidase, with protein sequence MADDSKNRRKHFVLKNTSEAFAYTYPGGGGKRGRHTWTRGREHGRVLLQQLEALQDDVQEIQEARQALHLGPRSGDVLEFLLEMTPATKLDSLEDKVAGIELLSFKVTNDEVSEGVASVFVPDGKLSKFEKKIEDFLNPDKATKNGHPRNEPLVKSILRIRRARLESLWNDPLEDSPPEGDEPIWWELWVRANPDENLFLREATAVGLQLKSRPLRFPGRVVFLAVASPSDMMSNVKLLDTVAELRRARPVVQEFAELGAADQREFIDELASRLSAPEEDAPAVCVLDTGVYSAHPLLKLALHPEYDVDAYDQAWGTDDHHGHGTEMAGFALFGSVLEECLLSSEEFQLLTRLESVKILPSQGQNEPGMYGEITATAATLAEINNPERRRVFALATTVEPCRDGQPSSWSGALDQLASGAMEEDRPTRLICVSAGNADYKVPGYEYPTAHLTDSVQSPAQAWNVLTVGGYTNKVTIQPQDEYPDWRAIAPIGGLSPFSTTSYGWDNDWPYKPDIVVESGNLAINPDTGTADFVDSLMLLTTSSPQRDRRRLLEASGMTSGAANIVAGMAAVVLSEYPNARAETVRALLVHSARWTKQMQQDVAHLPKTKRTKKFSHLLRCYGYGVPNLDRALFSGRDAATLVIEDALQPFLRKKKSSITTYEMNVHALPWPDDYLLALGETPVRLRVTLSYFVEPNPAHRGLEFASRYQYASHLLRFDVKTTFESDENFRKRISKAMREKGEKSPSTSDASAWMIGTTTRHRGSIHSDVWQGTAAQLAGRGSVVVYPATGWWKTYESQEKYHRDAHYSLIISLETDETNVTIEGQEIAIDLSEAVETKVAITPDISIE encoded by the coding sequence ATGGCCGACGACAGTAAGAACCGGCGCAAGCATTTCGTATTGAAAAACACCTCTGAGGCCTTTGCCTATACTTACCCAGGTGGCGGTGGAAAACGTGGTCGTCATACGTGGACCCGAGGAAGAGAACACGGGCGAGTGCTGCTTCAGCAACTCGAAGCGCTTCAAGATGACGTCCAGGAGATTCAAGAAGCCCGTCAGGCCCTTCATTTAGGCCCGCGTTCCGGCGATGTGCTCGAGTTCCTTCTTGAAATGACGCCGGCAACAAAGCTCGACAGCCTTGAAGACAAAGTCGCAGGCATTGAGCTCCTGAGTTTCAAAGTCACGAACGACGAAGTCTCCGAGGGTGTCGCGAGTGTCTTTGTTCCCGATGGGAAGTTGAGCAAGTTTGAAAAGAAAATCGAGGATTTTCTAAATCCCGATAAAGCCACCAAAAATGGACATCCGCGCAACGAGCCCCTCGTCAAGAGCATTCTTCGGATTCGCCGAGCCAGACTTGAGTCGTTGTGGAACGACCCTCTTGAAGACTCCCCTCCGGAAGGCGACGAGCCCATATGGTGGGAGCTATGGGTTCGGGCAAATCCTGACGAAAATCTATTTTTGAGAGAAGCCACAGCGGTCGGACTGCAGCTCAAAAGTCGACCCTTGAGATTCCCCGGCCGAGTCGTCTTCCTCGCCGTCGCATCTCCTTCGGACATGATGAGCAACGTAAAGCTGCTCGACACGGTCGCCGAGCTTCGCCGCGCGCGCCCGGTGGTGCAGGAGTTTGCCGAGCTTGGGGCCGCCGACCAGCGAGAATTTATCGACGAGCTTGCCAGCCGACTTTCCGCTCCAGAGGAGGACGCTCCGGCGGTGTGCGTACTGGATACAGGCGTCTACAGCGCGCACCCACTCTTGAAGCTGGCCCTGCATCCCGAATATGATGTCGACGCTTACGATCAAGCCTGGGGAACCGACGATCATCATGGTCATGGGACCGAAATGGCTGGCTTCGCGCTTTTCGGTTCTGTGCTCGAAGAGTGTCTGTTGAGCTCCGAGGAGTTCCAGCTTCTTACGCGGCTGGAGTCAGTGAAAATACTGCCGTCCCAGGGACAAAACGAGCCTGGAATGTATGGGGAGATCACCGCGACCGCCGCGACCCTGGCCGAGATTAACAATCCGGAACGACGACGCGTGTTTGCCCTCGCGACCACGGTTGAGCCATGTCGCGACGGGCAACCGAGTTCATGGTCTGGAGCACTTGATCAGCTCGCGTCCGGCGCCATGGAAGAGGATCGACCGACGCGTTTGATCTGCGTTTCCGCGGGCAACGCGGACTACAAGGTTCCCGGTTATGAATATCCGACGGCCCACTTGACCGACTCCGTTCAGAGCCCGGCTCAGGCCTGGAACGTGCTGACCGTAGGTGGCTACACCAACAAAGTGACCATTCAACCGCAGGACGAATACCCCGATTGGCGCGCCATTGCTCCCATTGGAGGTCTTAGCCCCTTTTCGACCACCTCCTACGGGTGGGACAACGATTGGCCTTATAAGCCCGATATTGTCGTCGAGAGCGGCAATCTGGCGATCAATCCCGACACCGGCACCGCCGACTTCGTTGATAGCCTGATGCTTCTTACGACCTCGTCTCCTCAAAGAGATCGAAGGCGACTTCTGGAAGCCTCCGGCATGACCAGCGGGGCGGCAAACATCGTGGCGGGAATGGCGGCCGTCGTCCTTTCCGAATACCCGAACGCCCGCGCCGAAACCGTGCGGGCCCTTCTCGTCCATTCAGCACGTTGGACCAAACAGATGCAGCAGGATGTCGCACATCTGCCTAAGACTAAGAGAACAAAGAAATTCTCACATCTGCTGCGCTGCTACGGTTACGGCGTCCCGAACCTGGACCGGGCGCTGTTCAGCGGGCGAGATGCCGCAACGCTTGTGATTGAAGACGCGCTGCAACCCTTCCTCAGAAAGAAGAAGTCCTCCATTACAACGTATGAGATGAATGTTCATGCGCTCCCCTGGCCCGATGACTACTTGCTAGCCCTTGGAGAGACGCCCGTCCGTCTTCGCGTCACTCTTTCGTATTTCGTAGAACCGAACCCCGCACATCGCGGCTTGGAGTTTGCCAGCCGCTATCAATACGCCTCCCACTTGCTTCGCTTTGACGTAAAAACCACGTTCGAAAGCGATGAGAATTTTCGAAAACGTATCAGTAAGGCGATGCGAGAAAAGGGCGAAAAGAGCCCTTCAACGTCCGACGCGAGCGCGTGGATGATCGGCACGACAACGCGTCACCGGGGCTCAATTCATTCAGATGTTTGGCAGGGCACCGCTGCACAACTAGCCGGCCGCGGCAGCGTGGTCGTCTATCCGGCGACAGGGTGGTGGAAGACCTACGAGTCCCAAGAGAAGTACCACCGCGATGCGCATTACTCGCTTATCATCTCGTTAGAGACTGACGAAACGAACGTCACCATCGAGGGCCAGGAGATCGCGATCGACCTCTCCGAAGCGGTCGAGACGAAGGTCGCCATCACCCCGGACATCTCGATCGAATGA
- a CDS encoding polyamine aminopropyltransferase, whose translation MSPPNLDATEAAAQPLGSRQRLLLAIVALSVGAVSICGIIYQLIVGTVSTYLLGNSTFQFSMTIGLFMSAYGLGAFLSTRVKRRLVDVFVLTEILVGLVGGLSAFTLFYLYAIGGFFEIGRVVLILTLGTLVGLEMPLLIRISEELRQDLRLSVGQMMGVDYLGALVGGVAFPLLLLPVFGIMGSSLLIGLFNVLVALVMLQVFRPMLTRARQMLVLGVLALALLGGALIVNRPMERLVERELYEDPIVFMEQTPYQKIVMSRRDDDIRLFLDGSLQFSARDEYRYHEALVHPAAGRLDTIERVLVLGGGDGLALRELGHYESIEHITMVDLDPAMTRLGREHPMLRELNERAFETLPVEVLNVDAFNFVREFEARGETPYDLIIIDLPDPHHESLAKLYSVTFYVSLQALLAPEGLMVAQLGSPFFANRTYWGAIATLQRAGWQTRPFHANVPSFGEWGFALASPGFIPPQPQHQFEGRFYDSTHDDELFYFPPDLQRRQEVEPNTLMRPVLIDYFRDDWRSWN comes from the coding sequence ATGAGTCCCCCCAACCTCGACGCCACCGAGGCGGCCGCCCAGCCCCTGGGCTCTCGCCAGCGCCTGCTCCTGGCGATTGTTGCCCTGAGCGTGGGTGCCGTCTCGATATGCGGCATCATCTACCAGCTCATCGTCGGCACGGTGAGCACCTACCTGCTGGGCAACAGCACCTTCCAGTTCTCCATGACCATCGGCCTCTTTATGTCGGCCTACGGTCTGGGCGCCTTCCTCTCCACCCGCGTCAAACGTCGCCTGGTCGACGTCTTCGTGCTCACCGAGATCCTGGTGGGCCTTGTGGGGGGACTCTCGGCCTTTACGCTCTTCTACCTCTACGCCATCGGCGGCTTTTTCGAGATCGGGCGCGTCGTGCTCATCCTGACACTGGGCACGCTGGTGGGCCTGGAGATGCCGCTCCTGATCCGCATCAGCGAGGAGCTGCGCCAGGACCTGCGCTTGAGCGTGGGCCAGATGATGGGTGTCGATTACCTGGGCGCGCTGGTGGGAGGCGTGGCCTTCCCCCTTTTGCTGCTCCCGGTCTTCGGCATCATGGGCTCCTCGCTGCTCATCGGGCTCTTCAACGTGCTGGTGGCCCTGGTGATGCTTCAGGTCTTTCGGCCCATGCTCACCCGCGCGCGCCAGATGCTGGTTTTAGGGGTGTTGGCCCTGGCCTTGCTCGGCGGCGCCCTGATCGTTAACCGCCCCATGGAACGCCTGGTCGAGCGCGAACTCTATGAAGATCCCATCGTCTTTATGGAGCAGACCCCCTACCAGAAGATCGTCATGTCCAGGCGCGACGACGACATCCGCCTCTTCCTCGATGGTTCCCTGCAGTTCTCCGCCCGCGATGAGTACCGCTACCACGAGGCGCTTGTGCACCCGGCGGCCGGCCGCCTCGACACCATCGAACGCGTGCTCGTCCTCGGTGGCGGCGACGGTCTGGCGCTGCGCGAGCTCGGCCACTACGAGAGCATTGAGCACATCACCATGGTCGACCTCGATCCGGCGATGACGCGCCTGGGCCGCGAGCATCCGATGCTGCGCGAGCTCAACGAGCGGGCTTTTGAAACACTCCCGGTGGAGGTGCTCAACGTCGACGCCTTCAACTTCGTGCGCGAGTTTGAAGCGCGCGGGGAGACGCCTTACGACCTCATCATCATCGATCTTCCCGACCCTCATCACGAGTCGCTGGCCAAGCTCTACTCGGTGACCTTCTACGTGAGCCTGCAGGCGCTCCTTGCCCCCGAGGGGCTGATGGTCGCCCAGCTCGGAAGCCCCTTCTTCGCCAACCGCACCTACTGGGGCGCCATCGCCACCCTCCAACGCGCCGGCTGGCAGACTCGCCCCTTCCACGCCAACGTCCCGAGTTTTGGCGAGTGGGGATTCGCGCTGGCCTCCCCGGGCTTTATCCCCCCACAACCTCAGCACCAGTTTGAAGGCCGCTTCTACGACAGCACGCACGACGACGAGCTCTTTTACTTCCCCCCCGATCTGCAGCGCCGCCAGGAGGTGGAGCCCAACACCTTGATGCGACCGGTGCTCATCGACTACTTTCGTGATGACTGGCGCAGCTGGAACTGA
- a CDS encoding nucleotidyltransferase family protein codes for MKPAQTRHDVLDRLATNWSAIHARGVDRLGLFGSFARDDAHAHSDVDLLVYFRPDEKTYANLFELSERLKALLGRKVELVTPESVSGELLARILEEVTDIAGPPGTTSATC; via the coding sequence ATGAAACCCGCCCAGACCCGACACGACGTACTCGACCGACTCGCCACAAACTGGAGCGCGATCCACGCGCGCGGCGTCGACCGTCTCGGGCTTTTTGGCTCCTTTGCCCGCGATGACGCCCACGCGCACAGCGACGTCGATCTCCTCGTCTACTTTCGCCCCGACGAGAAGACCTACGCGAATCTTTTCGAGCTCTCGGAACGGCTCAAAGCGCTCCTCGGCAGGAAGGTGGAGCTCGTCACTCCGGAGAGCGTGTCGGGGGAGTTGCTGGCGCGAATTCTGGAGGAGGTTACAGATATCGCCGGCCCCCCGGGCACCACCTCAGCCACATGTTGA